A DNA window from Thermococcus sp. 4557 contains the following coding sequences:
- a CDS encoding DUF4350 domain-containing protein: protein MNKTVKYMILLLLIFTFITMPLTVPLFKSSTEYSMFNTDWDGTSKFARLAYRGGRTVVPILGPFDTVNVSELNGVLLIIGPNMTFTGEEINQIKLFLERGNTLLIADDFGTGNEILRGLNLPAGISRYPLRDFFYEGDDRLIVSVRIEDPLLARNVTKVVTNDPSAIIVARSGETYASKVAMVNFHRRMFPLLTEMRYGKGRVIILSDPDILINQLYGENEPFLRNLIEYLGGGTFYFDEAHHPDFNMYTAGTVTVTRLLPRAQAIKLMLIVAALILLRETGVFGILGGFVWRHVSRFLRRNESVEELALTLARERGWDEREVMEMLERMGG from the coding sequence GTGAACAAGACCGTCAAATACATGATACTGCTGCTCCTCATATTCACGTTCATCACAATGCCGCTGACGGTCCCGCTCTTCAAGAGCTCCACGGAGTACAGCATGTTCAACACGGACTGGGACGGCACCTCGAAGTTCGCCCGGCTGGCATACCGGGGGGGCAGGACCGTCGTGCCGATCCTGGGACCCTTCGACACGGTCAACGTCAGCGAACTGAACGGCGTCCTGCTCATAATCGGGCCCAACATGACGTTCACGGGGGAGGAGATAAACCAGATAAAGCTCTTCCTGGAGCGCGGCAACACCCTCCTCATAGCGGACGACTTCGGGACGGGGAACGAGATACTCCGGGGGCTGAACCTCCCTGCAGGTATCTCCAGGTACCCCCTCAGGGACTTCTTCTACGAGGGCGACGACAGGCTTATCGTGTCCGTTAGGATAGAGGACCCCCTCCTCGCAAGGAACGTGACGAAGGTTGTCACCAACGACCCCTCCGCAATAATAGTCGCCCGCAGTGGAGAGACCTACGCGAGTAAGGTGGCCATGGTGAACTTCCACAGGCGGATGTTCCCCCTGCTGACGGAGATGAGGTACGGAAAGGGAAGGGTCATCATACTCTCGGACCCGGACATACTCATAAACCAGTTATACGGGGAGAACGAGCCCTTCCTGAGAAACCTGATCGAGTACCTGGGTGGGGGCACGTTCTACTTCGACGAGGCCCATCACCCCGATTTCAACATGTACACCGCCGGCACCGTCACGGTGACCCGGCTGCTTCCAAGGGCCCAGGCCATCAAGCTCATGCTTATCGTTGCCGCCCTCATCCTCCTGAGGGAAACGGGGGTCTTCGGCATCCTCGGGGGGTTCGTGTGGCGGCACGTATCGCGCTTCCTCAGACGGAACGAGAGCGTTGAGGAGCTCGCCCTGACCCTCGCCAGGGAGAGGGGCTGGGACGAGAGAGAGGTAATGGAAATGCTGGAACGGATGGGTGGTTGA
- a CDS encoding Ig-like domain-containing protein gives MRRAALLIIAFIIIGSLPPTAGKAVEAPTQRDVFLYDYFSQVLTRFEYSLRYALANESYSLTLANTTFQELELLHEESLYYGEKGVNLTVMHVLPPFYEFSKQLMILDELTLQFQTGGDPELAAGILGTAGKMEALLDAIEGMKLRNGTEVLVFDTSGVRKRLEEIKALASKVPQTGEFTLGVSDRNPMLNGTVTIFGTCPLNGTVTIVITDGSSTALLAVMPSNGFFSKEYRFEELGTYEIYATQGGERSNTVSVTVGKISTAFVVDGTYSTFINGTIELRGKLVDYYGRPLGERNVSIGNSTVVTGPDGDFSRRYRLNRAGTIKVTLTFGGDEVHEGTSRVVTLVFRKYPVSIGLDGPTETAPGKEVAFEGTIDPALEVPLTVYINGSPAFNVTPSNGTFSFTITPEKPGTLEIHVEFPGSDVYAGASSNVIVLAVIPPESMAARYLVIGVLTVALVAAVIVMRKREETGGGGRGTSHQTPSRDEGPAPMGEPVYVPDDVGEAYRLLRRRLRDAFGVGENLTPREALRALEGWKLYPVLERVTLLHEKAVYGEVELGEDEIREFREGVEKLLGGDGR, from the coding sequence ATGCGGAGAGCCGCACTTTTAATAATCGCGTTCATAATCATCGGATCGCTCCCCCCCACAGCGGGGAAAGCCGTCGAAGCCCCCACCCAGAGGGACGTTTTTCTGTACGACTACTTCTCACAGGTCCTCACCAGGTTCGAGTACTCCCTGAGGTACGCCCTGGCCAACGAGAGCTACTCCCTCACCCTGGCCAACACCACGTTCCAGGAACTGGAGCTCCTACACGAAGAGAGCCTGTACTACGGGGAGAAGGGCGTCAATCTAACCGTGATGCACGTTCTCCCCCCTTTCTACGAGTTCTCGAAGCAGCTGATGATCCTTGACGAGCTCACGCTCCAGTTCCAGACCGGCGGCGACCCGGAGCTGGCGGCAGGGATTCTGGGAACCGCGGGGAAGATGGAGGCGTTGCTGGACGCCATAGAGGGCATGAAGCTGAGGAACGGAACCGAGGTTCTGGTTTTCGACACGTCAGGGGTTCGAAAACGGCTTGAGGAGATAAAGGCCCTCGCATCGAAGGTGCCGCAGACCGGGGAGTTCACCCTGGGGGTCTCTGACAGGAACCCGATGCTCAACGGGACCGTCACGATATTCGGAACCTGCCCCCTCAACGGAACGGTCACCATAGTAATCACGGACGGGAGCTCCACGGCCCTCCTGGCCGTCATGCCCTCGAACGGCTTCTTCTCGAAAGAATACCGCTTTGAGGAGCTCGGGACGTACGAGATATACGCCACCCAGGGCGGCGAGAGATCAAACACGGTCAGCGTCACGGTGGGGAAGATATCCACAGCCTTCGTGGTCGATGGGACGTACTCCACGTTCATCAACGGGACGATAGAGCTCCGCGGAAAGCTCGTGGACTACTACGGGAGGCCCCTCGGGGAGAGGAACGTCTCCATAGGAAATTCCACGGTGGTAACGGGGCCCGACGGGGATTTTTCCAGGAGGTATCGTTTGAACAGGGCAGGAACGATTAAGGTTACGCTCACCTTCGGGGGAGACGAGGTTCACGAGGGCACTTCGAGGGTGGTAACCCTCGTCTTCAGGAAGTACCCGGTCTCGATAGGCCTGGACGGCCCCACAGAAACCGCCCCCGGGAAGGAGGTCGCCTTTGAGGGAACCATAGACCCCGCACTGGAAGTCCCGCTCACCGTTTACATAAACGGCTCCCCGGCATTCAACGTCACGCCCTCGAACGGCACGTTTTCGTTCACTATCACCCCGGAAAAGCCGGGGACCCTGGAAATACATGTGGAGTTTCCCGGCAGCGACGTCTACGCCGGGGCATCATCAAACGTCATCGTGCTGGCGGTGATCCCGCCCGAGAGCATGGCCGCGCGCTACCTGGTCATCGGAGTCCTTACGGTTGCCCTTGTGGCTGCGGTCATCGTGATGAGGAAGAGAGAGGAAACCGGCGGGGGAGGACGCGGAACGTCCCATCAAACCCCATCCCGGGACGAAGGGCCCGCCCCCATGGGGGAGCCGGTTTACGTGCCGGATGACGTTGGTGAGGCCTACAGACTCCTGAGGAGGAGGCTGAGGGACGCCTTCGGAGTTGGTGAGAACCTGACGCCAAGGGAGGCCCTGAGGGCCCTTGAGGGATGGAAGCTGTACCCCGTCCTCGAGAGGGTCACCCTGCTCCACGAGAAGGCGGTCTACGGGGAGGTGGAGCTGGGAGAGGATGAAATCAGGGAGTTCCGGGAGGGCGTTGAGAAACTCCTCGGGGGTGACGGGCGGTGA
- a CDS encoding MoxR family ATPase, protein MILEKIRAEVGKAIVGMDDVIELMTIALIANGHVLLEGIPGIAKTTLSRNFAQTLGLKFTRIQMTPDLLPADIIGHTFYDMRKGEFKIRKGPIFANVVLVDEINRASPKTQSALLEAMEERQVTIEGLPLKLPEPFIVLATMNPVEMEGVYELPTAQVDRFMMKIDLNYISEESEKTMLRRKSLGEFSEASQAVLSSELARAFREVRRVHVSDAIIDYIYGILKETRLDERVILGASPRAGEHLLYAARAKAYLEGREYVIPDDVKELAVPILSHRIVVKPEYEVEGMNGKDIVGDALERVEVPTE, encoded by the coding sequence ATGATACTGGAAAAGATCCGGGCAGAGGTAGGAAAGGCGATAGTAGGAATGGACGACGTTATAGAGCTGATGACGATAGCTCTGATAGCCAACGGGCACGTACTCCTGGAGGGAATCCCGGGAATAGCCAAGACCACGCTGAGCAGGAACTTCGCCCAGACGCTGGGCCTCAAGTTCACAAGGATCCAGATGACCCCGGACCTGCTGCCCGCCGACATAATAGGCCACACCTTCTACGACATGCGCAAGGGCGAGTTCAAGATAAGGAAGGGCCCGATATTCGCCAACGTGGTTCTGGTGGACGAGATAAACCGCGCCTCACCCAAGACCCAGAGCGCCCTCCTGGAGGCGATGGAGGAGAGACAGGTTACCATAGAGGGTCTGCCCCTGAAGCTGCCCGAACCGTTCATAGTGCTGGCCACGATGAATCCCGTGGAGATGGAGGGCGTCTACGAGCTGCCGACGGCCCAGGTTGACCGCTTCATGATGAAGATAGACCTCAACTATATCTCGGAGGAAAGCGAGAAGACAATGCTGAGGAGAAAGAGTCTCGGGGAGTTCTCAGAGGCGAGCCAGGCGGTTCTCAGCAGCGAGCTGGCCAGGGCATTCAGGGAGGTTCGGAGGGTCCACGTGAGCGACGCGATAATCGACTACATCTACGGAATACTCAAAGAGACGAGGCTCGACGAGAGGGTGATCCTTGGAGCTTCCCCGAGGGCGGGCGAACACCTCCTCTACGCCGCTAGGGCCAAGGCATACCTCGAGGGCCGGGAGTACGTCATCCCCGACGACGTCAAAGAGCTCGCCGTACCGATACTCTCCCACAGGATAGTCGTTAAACCCGAATACGAGGTTGAGGGCATGAACGGAAAAGACATTGTCGGGGACGCTCTGGAAAGGGTTGAGGTGCCAACGGAATGA